In Juglans regia cultivar Chandler chromosome 13, Walnut 2.0, whole genome shotgun sequence, the following proteins share a genomic window:
- the LOC108993993 gene encoding uncharacterized protein LOC108993993 has product MLRSTSDFSLELKCLLSHVGSSPVCIQKLEHSTPHAALASPSPLVTSKPCALLVNPKQLFTAAPPTMVFFDEPAANQALHRRRFSLQYNTGEIPTYTAEYLPCHTAAAAAVSPCCKRQEPKPLFFLVSLTRYLSISHSLVHRESDEMAAIIGDMADLQQQSQWEFSCDLEVDYESEENASMVYAALAVDKELQPDKVKRQMAASNGKLTVHFEAVEARFLRASFSAFVDVLTLATKTIEEFGQGMEL; this is encoded by the exons ATGCTTCGAAGTACTTCAGATTTCAGTTTAGAACTGAAGTGTCTCCTCTCACATGTTGGATCTTCTCCAGTCTGCATCCAGAAGCTTGAGCACAGCACTCCTCACGCAGCCCTAGCCTCGCCGTCGCCGCTTGTGACGTCGAAGCCTTGTGCACTGCTAGTGAACCCGAAGCAACTCTTCACCGCCGCACCACCTACCATGGTCTTCTTCGACGAACCCGCTGCCAACCAAGCACTCCATAGACGACGCTTCTCTCTCCAgtat AACACTGGAGAGATCCCTACCTACACCGCTGAATACTTGCCCTGTCACacggctgctgctgctgctgtttcACCTTGTTGTAAACGGCAAGAACCCAAGCCACTCTTTTTCTTAGTCTCTCTCACGCGCTATCTTTCTATCTCACATTCTCTCGTTCACAG AGAATCAGACGAAATGGCTGCTATAATTGGTGACATGGCAGACCTCCAGCAGCAAAGCCAATGGGAGTTCAGCTG TGACTTGGAAGTAGACTATGAGTCTGAGGAGAATGCTTCCATGGTCTATGCAGCATTAGCTGTTGATAAGGAG TTGCAGCCAGACAAAGTGAAAAGGCAGATGGCAGCATCAAATGGAAAACTTACAGT ACATTTTGAGGCAGTAGAAGCAAGATTTCTTCGTGCATCATTTAGTGCTTTTGTGGACGTCCTTACACTTGCCACAAAAACGATTGAAGAATTTGGACAAGGAATGGAATTGTGA
- the LOC108994093 gene encoding probable ribosomal protein S11, mitochondrial, producing MYPYAVSSSILRCRATAHSSSAAFLASSSSSLISLFATKPISLMRCYGGLGQLSGASRSEEVKSFSTDSPQVLQGCIGGHHSSQNFARGGFARTSGLSSAAMDVKNNVSAPYALCFRSFIYSASGRNFETGRGSNSMNFVRGIIEEDGKGFMGGSQLSRYNVEQNATYQKKNVEQNADIVHLKLLRNNTFVTVTDSKGNTKCKASAGCLPELKGGAKMSRYAAEATSEHVGRMSRNLGLKSVVMKVKGFTYFKKKRQAIMSWREGFTNSRGVQNPIVYVEDTTRRPHNGCRLPKRRRI from the exons ATGTACCCTTATGCTGTCTCTTCTTCCATTCTTCGCTGCCGAGCTACGGCTCACTCTTCCTCTGCTGCCTTTTtggcatcttcttcttcatctctgaTTTCGCTCTTTGCAACCAAACCTATATCACTTATGCGTTGCTATGGTGGCTTAGGCCAGCTCAGTGGTGCTTCGAGATCAGAAGAAGTCAAGTCATTCTCTACAGATTCGCCACAAGTACTACAAG GTTGCATCGGTGGTCATCATTCTTCTCAAAATTTTGCAAGAGGGGGGTTTGCAAGAACTTCAGGGTTAAGTTCTGCCGCGATGGATGTGAAAAATAATGTGTCTGCTCCCTATGCTTTATGTTTTCGTAGTTTCATATATTCTGCCAGTGGGAGAAATTTTGAGACTGGGAGGGGTTCCAACTCGATGAATTTTGTCAGGGGAATTATCGAGGAAGATGGAAAGGGCTTCATGGGGGGTTCTCAACTTTCTCGATATAATGTAGAGCAAAAtgctacttatcaaaaaaaaaatgtagagcaAAATGCTGATATTGTCCACTTAAAGCTGCTGCGTAACAATACTTTTGTCACGGTGACGGATTCTAAAGGGAACACAAAATGTAAGGCCTCGGCAGGATGCTTGCCAGAACTGAAAGGAGGGGCTAAAATGTCTCGATATGCTGCTGAAGCAACTTCAGAACATGTGGGGCGAATGTCTCGAAATTTGGGGTTGAAATCAGTTGTAATGAAGGTGAAAGGgtttacttattttaaaaagaaaaggcaagcAATCATGAGCTGGAGAGAGGGCTTCACTAATTCTCGAGGGGTTCAGAATCCAATTGTATACGTTGAAGACACAACTCGGCGTCCCCATAATGGCTGTCGGCTCCCTAAAAGGCGTCGGATTTAA